A section of the Aminiphilus circumscriptus DSM 16581 genome encodes:
- a CDS encoding bifunctional metallophosphatase/5'-nucleotidase, translating to MYGLFKAWRRFRRGVAASVSPAVFLGGALLVFVLAAAGWCGELVLSPFSGTSGKGFDEVYVVDGDTLSPAERVTGPIPEGLASFRGEGERLVLTVFHFNDLHHHITVPHKTRGNTHFLAQMVRQVREARAAKGADEAVLFLSAGDDHTGTPFDELLGGNGAEFKVDPVYRAYSAANLDAAVIGNHDLDKGTEILAKGIAQDVRFPVLSANLHGSAVLRPGQIHRALLGVVRGYRVGIVGLTTTNSPKQPEDPGFRITPPLEALQHLLPALEPLCDVVILLTHVGYEDEPAIYGDESDRFLARKARELTSKPVLVVGAHSHSVLNEKGLEVREGDVPILQGGQRGQFLGKSRLDLVRSGDTMHLANAEAFLVPLKKRDDRVAADNPDYGRFEHDGDYDEVFEKSTVDPLFALLSEKMSETLGAVTVDGLDADRTLVERYTGECALANFMNEAIVRRAVTFSEKPVDLALINASGVIAGVDKGSLAYSDWYAVMPFADTLQVGEMTGAQIRDMVVNNAKRIIRPDEAAGMDLKNTYVGRGFLHFSGALRYTIRLGRDAGETVAENITLHGKPIEEQLDRVFTVVFNSYIGNGGGDSCWNGKKIPDIAAEVTGFDIGSLPKIDTGLIYRNEIIADIRTQGGIDAAKGAALDGRVTLVP from the coding sequence ATGTACGGGTTGTTCAAGGCATGGCGACGTTTCCGGCGCGGTGTCGCTGCGTCGGTGTCTCCGGCGGTGTTTCTGGGAGGTGCGCTCCTCGTCTTTGTTCTCGCCGCTGCGGGATGGTGCGGCGAGCTGGTCCTCTCGCCGTTTTCCGGAACGTCCGGAAAGGGGTTCGACGAGGTGTACGTGGTGGACGGCGACACGCTTTCACCTGCGGAGAGGGTGACGGGGCCGATTCCGGAGGGCCTCGCCTCCTTCCGTGGCGAGGGGGAAAGACTGGTTCTCACGGTGTTTCACTTCAATGACCTGCACCACCACATCACCGTTCCGCACAAGACGCGGGGAAATACGCACTTTCTCGCGCAGATGGTGCGCCAGGTACGCGAGGCCAGGGCGGCGAAGGGTGCCGACGAGGCGGTGCTCTTTCTCTCCGCCGGCGACGACCACACGGGAACACCCTTCGACGAACTGCTGGGGGGCAACGGGGCGGAGTTCAAAGTCGATCCTGTCTATCGGGCCTACAGTGCGGCGAATCTGGATGCTGCGGTGATCGGCAATCACGACCTGGACAAGGGAACGGAGATCCTCGCCAAAGGCATCGCCCAGGATGTCCGTTTTCCCGTCCTGTCGGCGAATCTGCACGGCTCGGCCGTTCTTCGGCCCGGACAGATCCACCGCGCTCTTCTCGGCGTGGTGCGGGGATATCGGGTGGGAATCGTCGGGCTTACCACCACGAACTCTCCGAAACAACCCGAGGATCCGGGCTTTCGCATCACGCCTCCCCTCGAAGCGCTGCAGCATCTCCTGCCCGCCCTGGAGCCCCTCTGTGATGTGGTGATCCTCCTGACCCACGTGGGATACGAGGACGAGCCTGCCATCTACGGTGACGAGAGCGACCGTTTTCTTGCCCGCAAGGCTCGGGAACTCACGTCCAAACCGGTGCTGGTGGTAGGGGCCCACAGCCACTCCGTGCTGAACGAAAAGGGGCTGGAGGTGCGCGAGGGAGACGTGCCCATTTTGCAGGGCGGCCAGCGCGGGCAGTTTCTCGGCAAGAGCCGTCTCGATCTGGTCCGCTCGGGTGATACGATGCACCTCGCAAACGCGGAAGCGTTTCTCGTTCCTCTGAAAAAGCGCGACGACCGCGTTGCCGCGGACAACCCCGACTACGGCCGGTTCGAACACGACGGCGACTACGACGAGGTGTTCGAGAAGAGCACTGTGGATCCCCTTTTCGCGCTGCTGTCGGAGAAGATGAGCGAGACGCTCGGCGCGGTGACCGTGGATGGCCTCGATGCGGACAGAACTCTCGTGGAGCGCTACACCGGAGAATGCGCCCTGGCAAACTTCATGAACGAGGCCATCGTGCGGCGTGCGGTCACGTTCTCGGAAAAGCCCGTGGACCTGGCGCTGATCAACGCCTCGGGCGTCATCGCCGGAGTGGACAAGGGGTCCCTCGCCTACAGTGACTGGTATGCGGTGATGCCCTTCGCGGACACGCTCCAGGTGGGGGAGATGACAGGAGCCCAGATTCGGGACATGGTGGTCAACAACGCCAAGCGCATCATCCGACCCGACGAGGCGGCGGGCATGGACCTGAAGAACACCTACGTGGGAAGAGGCTTTCTCCATTTCTCCGGAGCGCTCCGCTACACGATCCGCCTGGGGCGGGATGCGGGGGAGACCGTTGCGGAGAACATCACGCTCCACGGCAAGCCCATCGAGGAGCAGCTCGATCGGGTGTTCACGGTGGTGTTCAACAGCTATATCGGAAACGGCGGCGGAGACAGTTGCTGGAACGGAAAGAAAATCCCCGACATCGCCGCCGAGGTGACGGGATTCGACATCGGTTCCCTGCCCAAGATCGACACGGGGCTGATCTATCGCAACGAGATCATCGCCGACATTCGCACCCAGGGCGGCATCGACGCTGCGAAAGGCGCCGCTTTGGACGGTAGGGTCACGCTGGTTCCGTAA
- a CDS encoding IclR family transcriptional regulator → MTQGRMEQRQSAVEKIVAVMELLCLSGRTFSLREIESRVGIPRSTLHRLLLSLEKAGWVTRDASSERFRPGVHFFLLHRGDLFHGELIRIAGPEMERLVRETGKTAVMSVLEGMTGLCIHHVEPKGTAVKYVAHRGMGVPVHVGATGKVLLAFCREDLRERIFASGLPEGVDKVVLQRELAEIRRRGYAYSREEWMEHAGDISVPLFDGRGEFVAQFGLAGLVTSFEGQEEALVAKLKDVATRVSGALQSVFSG, encoded by the coding sequence ATGACGCAGGGGAGGATGGAGCAGCGGCAAAGTGCCGTGGAAAAGATCGTCGCCGTCATGGAACTTCTTTGCCTCTCCGGAAGAACCTTCAGCCTGCGGGAGATCGAGAGTCGAGTGGGAATTCCCCGGAGTACTCTCCACCGGCTGCTTCTCTCTCTGGAAAAGGCGGGATGGGTCACCCGGGATGCCTCGTCGGAGCGCTTCCGTCCGGGGGTGCACTTCTTTCTTCTTCATCGGGGTGACCTGTTTCATGGCGAGCTGATCCGGATCGCCGGGCCGGAAATGGAGCGGCTCGTCCGCGAGACGGGCAAGACCGCAGTGATGAGTGTACTGGAAGGAATGACAGGGCTCTGCATTCACCACGTGGAGCCGAAAGGAACCGCGGTAAAGTACGTGGCGCACAGGGGCATGGGCGTTCCCGTCCACGTGGGAGCCACGGGCAAAGTGCTGCTCGCCTTCTGCCGCGAAGACCTCCGGGAGCGCATTTTCGCCTCGGGACTTCCCGAGGGCGTGGACAAGGTTGTGCTGCAGAGGGAGCTTGCGGAGATCCGAAGGCGGGGTTACGCCTATAGCAGGGAAGAATGGATGGAGCACGCCGGGGACATCAGCGTTCCCCTCTTCGACGGCAGGGGGGAATTCGTGGCGCAGTTCGGGCTCGCCGGGCTGGTGACCAGCTTCGAGGGGCAGGAGGAGGCGCTTGTCGCAAAGCTCAAGGATGTAGCGACCCGGGTGAGCGGGGCGTTGCAGTCCGTTTTTTCGGGATAA
- a CDS encoding urocanate hydratase has translation MHEVNELNERAMSIKLDAELPSDPEFLPGIRRAPDRGWTLNQKETELALRNALRYVPEELHETLAPEFLEELRTRGRIYAYRYRPAGRLRGKPVDEYEGKCLAGKAFQVMIDNNLDFEVALYPYELVTYGETGQVCQNWLQYRLIKKYLEQLTEDTTLVLESGHPLGLFKSHPEAPRVILTNGLLVGLFDNQAEWHRAMQLGVSNYGQMTAGGWMYIGPQGIVHGTYNTLLNAARQRFGVGPKENLAGILFVSSGLGGMSGAQPKAIEIAGGVGIVAEVDASRIETRRSQGWVSRVAESCEDAFALADEALAKRAPLSIAYHGNIVDLLQYAVNHSIAIPLLSDQTSCHAPYDGGYCPVGLSFEERTEMLHKDPKEFRRRVDETLRRHYELIKVLTGRGTYFFDYGNSFMRAVFDAGVKEICRNGENTYEGFIWPSYVEDIMGPVLFDYGYGPFRWVCLSGSPEDLRKTDRAAMECIDPDRRAQDYDNWVWIRDAEKNRLVVGTQARILYQDAEGRTRIALKFNEMVRNGEIGPVMMGRDHHDVSGTDSPYRETSNIKDGSNICADMAVQCFAGNAARGMTLCALHNGGGVGIGKAINGGFGMLLDGSERTDRILRSAMMWDVLGGVARRAWARCEHAEEVSREVNTKYEGSYHITLPFRVADDLVRRTVAGSSEKK, from the coding sequence ATGCATGAGGTGAACGAATTGAACGAGCGAGCCATGAGCATCAAGCTCGACGCCGAGCTGCCCAGCGACCCCGAATTTCTTCCCGGAATCCGGCGGGCGCCGGACCGGGGCTGGACACTGAACCAAAAGGAGACGGAGCTTGCTCTCCGCAATGCCCTCCGCTACGTTCCGGAGGAGTTGCACGAGACACTGGCCCCCGAGTTTCTCGAGGAACTCCGCACCAGAGGACGCATTTATGCCTACCGCTACCGACCGGCTGGCCGGCTTCGTGGCAAACCCGTCGACGAGTACGAGGGGAAATGCCTGGCGGGCAAGGCGTTCCAGGTCATGATCGATAACAACCTGGATTTCGAGGTCGCCCTCTATCCCTACGAGCTGGTCACCTACGGCGAGACTGGGCAGGTCTGCCAGAACTGGCTTCAGTACCGTCTCATCAAAAAATATCTGGAACAGCTCACCGAGGACACAACCCTTGTTCTGGAGAGCGGACATCCCCTCGGCCTCTTCAAATCCCACCCCGAGGCGCCCCGGGTGATCCTCACCAACGGACTTCTGGTCGGGCTCTTCGACAATCAGGCTGAATGGCACCGGGCCATGCAGCTCGGCGTGAGCAACTACGGCCAGATGACCGCCGGTGGCTGGATGTACATTGGCCCTCAGGGCATCGTGCACGGAACCTACAACACGCTGCTCAACGCTGCACGGCAGCGGTTCGGCGTCGGTCCCAAGGAAAACCTCGCGGGAATTCTCTTTGTCTCCTCCGGCTTGGGTGGCATGAGCGGCGCCCAGCCCAAGGCCATCGAGATCGCCGGAGGCGTGGGCATCGTGGCCGAAGTGGACGCCTCCCGCATTGAGACCCGCCGCAGCCAGGGGTGGGTCAGCCGGGTCGCCGAGAGCTGCGAGGATGCCTTTGCCCTGGCCGACGAAGCCTTGGCCAAACGTGCGCCTCTCTCCATCGCCTATCACGGAAACATTGTGGACCTTCTTCAATACGCAGTGAACCATTCCATAGCGATTCCGCTTCTCTCCGACCAGACCTCCTGCCACGCCCCCTACGACGGCGGCTACTGCCCTGTTGGGCTTTCTTTCGAGGAGCGCACCGAGATGCTCCACAAAGACCCCAAGGAGTTTCGACGTCGGGTGGACGAGACACTTCGCCGACATTATGAACTTATCAAGGTGCTCACCGGTCGGGGAACCTATTTCTTCGACTACGGCAACTCCTTCATGCGGGCTGTCTTCGACGCGGGGGTGAAGGAGATCTGCCGGAACGGCGAGAACACCTACGAGGGATTCATCTGGCCCTCCTACGTGGAGGACATTATGGGGCCGGTTCTCTTTGACTACGGCTACGGCCCCTTCCGCTGGGTCTGCCTGAGTGGAAGCCCCGAGGATCTCCGCAAGACCGACCGTGCCGCCATGGAGTGCATCGATCCGGACCGGCGAGCCCAGGACTACGACAACTGGGTGTGGATCCGCGATGCCGAGAAGAACCGTCTCGTCGTGGGAACCCAGGCCCGTATTCTCTACCAGGATGCGGAGGGGCGGACGAGGATTGCCCTGAAGTTCAACGAGATGGTCCGCAACGGAGAAATCGGTCCCGTCATGATGGGGCGGGACCATCACGACGTCTCCGGCACGGACTCTCCCTACCGCGAGACCTCCAACATCAAGGATGGCAGCAACATCTGCGCCGATATGGCCGTGCAGTGCTTCGCCGGCAACGCCGCCAGGGGTATGACGCTCTGCGCGCTCCACAATGGGGGTGGTGTGGGCATTGGAAAGGCCATCAACGGAGGCTTCGGCATGCTCCTTGACGGCTCGGAACGAACCGACCGGATCCTGCGCTCCGCCATGATGTGGGACGTGTTGGGCGGTGTCGCCCGCAGGGCCTGGGCCCGCTGCGAGCATGCGGAAGAGGTGAGTCGCGAGGTGAACACCAAGTACGAGGGAAGCTACCACATCACGTTGCCCTTCAGGGTGGCCGACGATCTGGTGCGCCGCACCGTGGCCGGATCTTCGGAAAAGAAGTAA